The following are encoded together in the Weissella soli genome:
- a CDS encoding CAP domain-containing protein — MNAKKMVGLAVAAAGVSVPFFGGQASADDSSFRDKSVDNAKNVKAASNKVPTYTIQSGDTLNSISEATGVSVTDLQAYNDLSSSDLIVSGSELKLAGSKTTTTSSAADETTSAAATSDSSTATTATSTTTTASTSSSVQTSADATLAALNAMRKAAGLNELIWDSSLAATATSRAALTAASGVPSDHWSTSGEVISIGFAAGATVVSAWYNETNMTSSTGTGHRDWEMNSSYTHVGFGYVNGVIVGEAY; from the coding sequence ATGAATGCAAAGAAAATGGTCGGTTTAGCAGTAGCAGCAGCGGGGGTTTCAGTCCCCTTCTTTGGAGGCCAAGCCTCAGCTGATGATTCATCATTCCGTGACAAGTCAGTCGATAACGCTAAGAACGTGAAGGCAGCCTCAAACAAGGTGCCTACATACACGATTCAAAGTGGTGACACGTTGAATTCAATTTCAGAAGCCACTGGCGTATCCGTGACAGACTTGCAAGCATATAATGACTTGTCATCTTCTGACTTGATTGTGTCAGGTTCAGAGTTGAAGTTGGCTGGATCAAAGACTACAACCACTAGCTCAGCTGCCGATGAAACAACTTCTGCTGCGGCGACAAGCGATTCAAGCACGGCGACGACCGCGACATCAACCACGACGACAGCAAGCACTAGTTCTTCTGTTCAAACTTCAGCCGATGCTACTTTGGCAGCCCTTAACGCGATGCGTAAGGCAGCTGGGTTGAATGAATTGATCTGGGATAGTTCATTAGCAGCTACAGCGACATCACGAGCAGCTTTGACGGCAGCTTCAGGTGTACCTAGTGACCACTGGAGCACTTCAGGTGAAGTGATCTCAATCGGGTTCGCTGCTGGTGCCACAGTCGTTTCAGCTTGGTACAACGAAACGAATATGACTTCATCAACTGGTACGGGTCATCGTGACTGGGAAATGAATAGTAGCTACACCCATGTTGGGTTTGGCTACGTTAATGGCGTTATCGTTGGTGAGGCTTACTAA
- a CDS encoding nucleoid-associated protein has translation MIIKHAILHILDKDQGQLIASQAEMDINQSGIHEYFEKIIEKFNQGDFKTGQLQGDDYLAAVLDDGNGLTFAEKTTRLAEKLYDVIQAQTEIPAGDMLTLEFAEGQADFFAMFKVNFAPRYSHMVDYQADAMVNQLVLNQAILPGAGTTPEEGIIVNLMTGAYRLIEKQYRVDGHRTNYFSERFLEMVPLTSVKGNLQGVKQAVKHIANKFDIPEFEALATTQATIFQSVSEFSKIDTDEIAEAVFKDNVTAKEAYHESLQNRAINHEIKVDNSERYQKKYSVQKFKLASGIEISIPMAAYQDRDQVEFANHPDGKLTLMIKNIDGIDSKFNA, from the coding sequence ATGATTATTAAACATGCCATTTTGCATATTTTGGATAAAGATCAAGGTCAATTGATCGCCTCACAAGCAGAAATGGATATTAACCAGAGTGGTATTCATGAATATTTTGAAAAAATTATTGAAAAATTCAATCAGGGTGATTTCAAAACAGGCCAATTACAGGGTGATGACTACTTGGCAGCGGTGCTTGATGATGGTAATGGGCTGACTTTTGCTGAGAAAACAACCCGTTTAGCTGAAAAGCTATATGACGTGATTCAAGCGCAAACTGAAATTCCAGCCGGTGATATGCTCACACTGGAATTTGCTGAGGGCCAGGCTGACTTTTTTGCTATGTTTAAAGTCAATTTTGCGCCACGCTATTCACACATGGTTGATTATCAAGCAGACGCGATGGTTAATCAATTAGTGTTAAATCAAGCCATTTTGCCAGGAGCGGGTACAACACCCGAAGAAGGCATTATCGTCAATTTAATGACTGGTGCTTATCGCTTGATCGAGAAACAATATCGGGTTGACGGTCACCGGACAAACTATTTTTCAGAACGTTTTTTGGAGATGGTACCTTTGACCAGTGTGAAAGGAAATCTGCAAGGGGTGAAGCAAGCCGTTAAACACATTGCGAATAAATTTGATATTCCAGAGTTCGAAGCTTTAGCGACAACGCAAGCAACGATTTTTCAAAGCGTGTCAGAATTTAGTAAGATCGACACCGACGAAATCGCCGAAGCCGTCTTTAAGGATAATGTGACAGCGAAGGAAGCCTACCACGAATCTTTGCAAAACCGGGCGATTAATCATGAAATCAAGGTCGATAATTCAGAACGCTACCAAAAGAAATACAGCGTCCAAAAGTTCAAGTTGGCTTCAGGAATTGAGATTTCTATCCCCATGGCTGCCTATCAAGACCGTGATCAAGTGGAATTTGCGAATCATCCTGATGGCAAGCTGACGTTGATGATTAAAAATATCGATGGGATTGACAGTAAATTCAACGCTTAG
- a CDS encoding ribonuclease HI family protein, which produces MLIKLFTDAATRYETGASAAGVVAVLDGQQHQFSVFLGDHLTNHEAEFLAAIRGFEFLHEHAAFDDTIFFYTDSRLVSDSLGKDYTGHYATLLAQLTTVTAPFKLIITQWVPEKSNQGAHRLALQALPKR; this is translated from the coding sequence ATGTTAATCAAATTATTCACTGATGCTGCCACGCGCTATGAAACGGGCGCCAGTGCAGCTGGTGTGGTCGCAGTTCTCGACGGGCAACAGCACCAATTCTCAGTCTTTCTTGGTGACCATCTGACCAACCATGAAGCTGAATTTTTGGCAGCCATCCGGGGATTCGAATTTCTGCATGAGCATGCAGCCTTTGATGACACCATCTTTTTTTACACCGATTCCCGACTCGTTTCAGATAGTCTTGGCAAGGATTATACTGGCCATTATGCCACCTTACTAGCACAACTCACCACCGTGACCGCCCCGTTTAAATTAATCATCACCCAATGGGTTCCTGAAAAATCAAACCAGGGCGCCCACCGCCTCGCGCTGCAAGCATTACCTAAGCGTTGA
- a CDS encoding EbsA family protein, with amino-acid sequence MKGFYQPAGVVGLVGWAWILMIALFSLIMQLEVTHFNVWTGGSLIVFLVVAGFAIFRRRVEIDDAGFAHFTQLFSPQRLSVRITGLHQVQFTKNAILFQYNGDHYYFKLSKAIYAELKQRIEDTNA; translated from the coding sequence ATGAAAGGCTTTTATCAACCAGCTGGCGTCGTGGGACTTGTCGGATGGGCGTGGATCTTAATGATTGCCCTTTTTTCATTAATTATGCAGTTGGAAGTGACCCACTTTAATGTTTGGACGGGGGGGTCATTGATTGTTTTTTTGGTGGTTGCAGGATTTGCGATTTTCCGGCGCCGCGTTGAAATCGATGACGCAGGGTTTGCCCATTTTACGCAACTTTTCAGTCCCCAACGTTTGTCAGTGCGTATCACTGGCTTACATCAGGTTCAATTCACGAAAAATGCCATTCTCTTCCAATACAATGGTGATCATTATTACTTTAAACTATCAAAGGCAATTTATGCCGAATTGAAACAACGAATTGAGGACACAAACGCGTGA
- a CDS encoding RluA family pseudouridine synthase, giving the protein MIETFIVTENTGRLDKVIADALPDYSRSQVKDWIDHELVTVNGMVKKAKYQAKTGEEIVVTIPAPVEVDIQPEDIPLDIVYEDADLLVVNKPQGMVVHPAAGHESGTLVNALMFHTPLSTINGEFRPGIVHRIDKDTSGLLMVAKNDKAHEALSAQLKEKKNLRLYYALVHGEFKENEGTIKAPIGRSNADRKKQAVIKGGRDAVTHFKVMKRYVGYTLLEVRLETGRTHQIRVHMAYIGHPVAGDPLYGPKKSVSATGQYLHAATLGLTQPTTGEDLTFEAPLPANFEKFLSELEPYAEIEK; this is encoded by the coding sequence GTGATTGAAACATTTATAGTAACAGAAAATACCGGACGCTTGGATAAGGTCATCGCCGATGCCTTACCAGACTATTCACGTTCACAAGTGAAGGACTGGATTGACCATGAATTGGTTACGGTCAATGGCATGGTGAAAAAAGCCAAGTACCAAGCAAAGACTGGCGAAGAAATTGTTGTGACGATTCCGGCACCGGTTGAAGTAGATATTCAGCCAGAAGATATTCCTTTGGATATCGTCTATGAAGATGCGGATTTATTAGTGGTCAACAAGCCTCAGGGGATGGTTGTCCATCCCGCCGCGGGCCATGAAAGTGGGACGTTAGTGAATGCTTTGATGTTCCATACGCCACTATCAACCATTAATGGTGAATTCCGGCCGGGCATCGTGCACCGGATTGACAAGGATACGTCTGGTCTACTGATGGTCGCCAAAAATGATAAAGCCCATGAAGCTTTGTCGGCACAACTGAAAGAAAAAAAGAATTTGCGGCTTTACTATGCCTTAGTGCATGGTGAATTCAAGGAAAATGAAGGCACGATCAAAGCACCCATTGGCCGTTCGAATGCTGACCGCAAGAAACAAGCTGTGATCAAGGGTGGGCGTGATGCAGTGACCCATTTCAAGGTTATGAAGCGTTATGTGGGGTATACCTTATTGGAAGTCCGATTGGAGACTGGCCGGACACACCAAATTCGGGTGCACATGGCCTACATTGGCCATCCGGTTGCTGGAGATCCATTATACGGTCCTAAGAAATCCGTATCGGCAACTGGTCAATATTTGCATGCGGCTACGCTTGGGCTAACTCAGCCAACGACTGGCGAAGACTTGACTTTTGAAGCACCATTGCCAGCCAACTTTGAAAAGTTCTTGTCAGAATTAGAGCCCTACGCAGAGATTGAAAAGTAA
- the pyrR gene encoding bifunctional pyr operon transcriptional regulator/uracil phosphoribosyltransferase PyrR — MATKEIVDAMAMQRALTRITYEIIEKNKGVGNLVIVGIKTRGVYIARRIAERLQQLENAEIPVAELDISTYRDDNKERHVADITDLGVELDDKRVVLVDDVLFTGRTIRAALDALMDHGRPAAVNLAVLVDRGHRELPIRADFVGKNIPTAASERISVKVSEIDGEDAVEIN; from the coding sequence ATGGCTACTAAAGAAATTGTTGATGCAATGGCAATGCAACGGGCATTGACCCGAATTACTTATGAAATTATTGAAAAAAACAAGGGTGTCGGTAATCTTGTGATTGTCGGCATTAAAACGCGTGGTGTGTATATCGCACGTCGGATTGCGGAGCGTTTGCAACAACTGGAAAATGCCGAAATCCCTGTCGCTGAATTAGATATTTCAACCTATCGTGACGACAATAAAGAACGCCATGTGGCCGATATCACTGACTTAGGGGTGGAACTAGATGACAAGCGGGTCGTCTTAGTAGATGATGTTTTGTTCACCGGTCGGACAATTCGGGCTGCTTTGGATGCGTTGATGGACCATGGCCGCCCAGCCGCCGTTAATTTGGCGGTGCTCGTTGATCGCGGTCATCGTGAGCTGCCAATTCGGGCTGATTTCGTCGGTAAGAACATTCCCACTGCAGCCTCAGAGCGGATTAGTGTGAAGGTTTCCGAAATTGATGGCGAAGATGCTGTCGAGATTAACTAG
- a CDS encoding carbamoyl phosphate synthase small subunit — protein sequence MTKRFLILQDGSVFAGEAFGAPATTFGELVFHTAMTGYQEVITNPIYHNQMVMFTTPTIGAVGVNHMADEAIVPTIKGVIVREIADISTNRLQQMSLDSYLQRHNIPGLARIDTRQLARHLRQTGTQKASIVDVPDDHAFDQLRAMVLTTRQVAQVSTPKAYANPGRDANVVVIDFGLKNGILRQLGDYDANVTVLPYDATMEQITNLDPDGIVLSSGPGDPRQMNPDLIKMIRVFQAEVPLFGIGLGHQLFALANGATLEQLPVEHHGMNHPIREKITGHLLFANQGAGYVVDPASLTDTSLMVTHVDLMDQSIQGLRHRDYPAFSVQFFPDAAPGPYEATSIFMEFMELVNMRKEAR from the coding sequence ATGACAAAACGATTTTTAATTTTACAAGATGGTTCGGTGTTTGCAGGGGAAGCCTTTGGAGCGCCTGCCACAACTTTTGGGGAGCTGGTCTTCCATACTGCGATGACTGGTTACCAAGAAGTGATTACCAATCCCATTTATCATAATCAAATGGTCATGTTTACCACACCAACGATTGGTGCGGTGGGGGTGAACCACATGGCTGATGAGGCCATTGTGCCAACGATTAAAGGGGTGATTGTCCGTGAAATTGCGGACATTTCAACGAATCGTTTACAACAAATGAGCTTGGATTCTTATCTACAAAGGCATAATATTCCAGGTTTGGCACGCATTGATACGCGGCAATTGGCACGCCATCTCCGTCAAACCGGCACGCAAAAAGCTAGTATTGTCGATGTGCCAGATGACCATGCCTTTGACCAATTACGGGCAATGGTGCTCACGACCCGGCAAGTGGCCCAAGTTTCAACCCCTAAGGCCTATGCTAACCCTGGTCGTGATGCGAACGTGGTGGTGATTGATTTTGGACTAAAAAATGGTATTTTGCGTCAATTAGGTGATTATGATGCCAATGTCACGGTTCTACCTTATGATGCCACGATGGAACAGATTACTAATTTGGATCCAGACGGGATTGTCTTGTCATCTGGTCCAGGTGATCCGCGCCAAATGAACCCTGATTTGATTAAAATGATCCGTGTTTTCCAAGCTGAAGTGCCATTATTTGGCATTGGGTTGGGGCATCAATTATTTGCCTTAGCCAATGGAGCGACCTTGGAACAGCTGCCAGTAGAACATCATGGGATGAATCATCCGATCCGCGAAAAAATTACGGGTCATTTGTTGTTTGCTAATCAAGGCGCCGGTTACGTGGTCGATCCAGCCAGTTTGACAGATACCTCGCTGATGGTCACGCACGTTGACTTGATGGATCAATCAATCCAAGGATTACGCCACCGTGATTACCCAGCGTTTAGTGTGCAATTCTTCCCAGATGCGGCACCTGGTCCATACGAGGCAACCAGTATTTTTATGGAATTCATGGAATTAGTGAACATGCGTAAGGAGGCCCGTTAA
- a CDS encoding carbamoyl-phosphate synthase large subunit, which translates to MSEKILIIGGSANDFGRETESDLASYQMISMLRKRGHEIILVDDNPYSFTFERDDIQAITATLDAPTLVTIITEHEITAIVASLGGLTAIRLSAEIQELMQADAPEILGLSLAVMQATQNSKALQEHLATINEPVVKTRLANTVAEAFDAAREFGFPVVIRPVAPMGETLRMQIDDAESLEDGIETALHRSLTHQANIDQSIAGYREVAVVAMRDRQDNMLMIGGVEDLDPVGIHSADSISITPLQTLSDPAMQILRQSTFRILRGFNIRGLTEVRFAVEPNTQEYVVTRVTPYFDRTSSLLMVATGYPVIPVLTGLLLGETLDKVKIPSVYAENTAMLEPTMDHIVVRFPVFSFGELEADWIVTDHRLGTVQKSVGATIGVGRSLEEALEKAIRAAHFNNRSFSPTVMNSLSEDDLIEQIIHPRDNRILVLIEALRRGYMVDELAELTKIDAFYFYKLRRIMELERDVSTAPWDLDTLKDAKYYGLSDGLIAKLWDDEYENIRRYRWDNNVLPTYKAFEPSAGEFEESVSQYYSTFESENESEQLSDKSALVIGTGAFRLGDGAAASFAMASVASELRRLNVPTIVMNNNPHDLLFIPQIADKHYFEPLEISDVMNVIEIERPYHIFVPGNRIKLITSLRQLGLRVHVIPKSKYLPASVEYDETQTIINYFFNGERLYVLAVTQHDNEGIQIDHNVLTESLVDSLPTPELAVLSPGLYQLVTDHLPITEAVTADDIRPMPFTHVAFLSKVTGINWLRMVVRYMLHAQTSADEHILTHWDEQDWLMDTARLRYVDPDYAEHLNIKDVVDNGRFAMGATLKKLG; encoded by the coding sequence ATGAGCGAAAAAATATTAATCATTGGCGGGTCTGCCAATGATTTTGGGCGTGAAACTGAGAGTGATTTAGCCAGTTATCAGATGATTTCAATGTTGCGTAAACGCGGCCATGAGATCATTTTGGTCGATGATAATCCATACAGTTTCACCTTCGAACGCGATGATATCCAAGCCATTACCGCCACGTTAGATGCACCGACATTGGTCACCATCATCACTGAACATGAGATTACCGCAATCGTCGCATCCCTGGGTGGCTTAACGGCGATTCGCTTAAGTGCTGAAATCCAAGAATTAATGCAAGCAGACGCCCCTGAGATTTTAGGGTTGTCTTTGGCGGTGATGCAAGCTACCCAAAATTCAAAGGCCTTGCAAGAACATCTCGCAACCATCAACGAGCCCGTTGTGAAAACGCGGTTAGCTAATACAGTGGCTGAAGCCTTTGATGCGGCGCGTGAGTTTGGGTTCCCGGTTGTGATTCGGCCGGTTGCACCAATGGGTGAAACTTTGCGAATGCAAATTGATGATGCTGAATCACTGGAAGATGGTATTGAAACAGCGTTACACCGTTCATTAACCCATCAAGCAAATATTGATCAGAGTATTGCTGGTTATCGGGAAGTGGCCGTCGTCGCGATGCGTGATCGCCAAGATAATATGCTGATGATTGGTGGTGTTGAGGATCTGGATCCAGTCGGTATCCATTCGGCCGATTCGATCTCGATTACCCCGTTGCAGACTTTATCTGATCCGGCGATGCAAATCTTACGCCAGTCAACTTTCCGCATTTTACGTGGTTTTAATATTCGTGGGTTGACTGAAGTCCGATTCGCAGTGGAACCAAATACGCAAGAGTACGTCGTCACCCGGGTGACGCCCTACTTTGACCGCACTTCAAGTTTGTTGATGGTCGCGACTGGCTATCCAGTTATTCCAGTTTTGACGGGATTGCTGTTAGGTGAGACTTTGGATAAAGTGAAGATTCCATCGGTTTATGCTGAAAACACCGCCATGTTGGAGCCAACAATGGACCATATCGTGGTACGCTTCCCAGTGTTTAGTTTTGGGGAATTAGAGGCTGATTGGATTGTGACTGATCATCGCTTGGGCACCGTACAAAAGTCGGTCGGCGCGACAATCGGGGTTGGTCGCAGTCTAGAAGAGGCTTTGGAGAAAGCGATTCGGGCGGCGCACTTTAATAATCGTTCGTTTTCACCGACTGTCATGAATTCCTTATCAGAAGATGATTTGATTGAACAAATTATTCATCCGCGGGACAACCGTATCTTAGTTTTGATCGAGGCCTTACGTCGCGGTTATATGGTTGATGAACTAGCTGAGCTTACTAAAATTGATGCGTTCTACTTTTATAAGTTGCGCCGCATTATGGAACTAGAGCGTGATGTAAGTACGGCACCTTGGGATTTGGATACTTTAAAGGATGCCAAATACTATGGGTTAAGTGACGGTTTGATTGCTAAACTGTGGGATGACGAATATGAAAACATTCGGCGTTATCGTTGGGATAATAATGTGTTACCGACCTATAAAGCGTTTGAACCATCAGCTGGTGAATTTGAAGAATCTGTTTCTCAGTATTATTCGACTTTTGAATCGGAAAATGAAAGTGAACAGCTTAGCGATAAATCGGCCTTGGTGATCGGTACCGGTGCGTTCCGACTAGGCGATGGGGCGGCGGCCTCATTTGCCATGGCGTCAGTGGCCTCTGAATTACGGCGTCTTAATGTGCCCACGATTGTGATGAATAACAATCCGCACGATTTGTTGTTTATCCCACAGATCGCCGACAAGCACTACTTTGAACCATTGGAGATTTCCGATGTGATGAATGTGATTGAGATTGAGCGCCCATACCATATCTTTGTGCCAGGTAATCGTATCAAGTTGATTACTAGCCTGCGTCAACTTGGGTTACGTGTCCATGTGATCCCTAAGTCCAAATATCTACCCGCAAGCGTCGAGTACGATGAAACGCAAACCATTATTAATTACTTCTTTAATGGGGAACGGCTCTATGTGTTGGCCGTGACACAGCATGATAATGAAGGCATTCAGATTGATCATAACGTGTTAACTGAGTCATTAGTTGATAGCTTGCCAACACCTGAGTTGGCAGTGCTGTCACCTGGCCTTTATCAATTAGTCACGGATCACTTGCCGATTACTGAAGCAGTGACGGCAGACGATATTCGACCAATGCCTTTTACCCATGTGGCGTTTTTGTCGAAGGTCACGGGAATCAATTGGTTACGGATGGTCGTGCGCTACATGCTGCATGCCCAAACGTCGGCTGACGAACACATTTTGACCCACTGGGATGAACAGGATTGGTTGATGGATACTGCACGGTTACGTTATGTTGACCCGGATTACGCTGAGCATCTGAACATCAAGGATGTCGTCGATAATGGTCGGTTTGCAATGGGGGCAACGCTTAAAAAGCTAGGTTAA